TACAATAGAGGTGAGCTGAACACACCTAAAAGAATAAGGATAGTGTAAAGCTATCAAACTTCTTAGAAAATTTTTAAATATTTTTAAAGATTTTAGAACCCTGCGACTTTAGTCGTGGGAGGTTCAGTATATTAGAAAATGAAGATTTTTATTCTTTGGAAAAAAATACGATAAAATCTTATTTGGAAGATGTAAAAGAGAGAAATAAAGAAATTTTAAAAAAAATTAAAGAAAAGAAAAAATTTGAAAATGATGAATTAATTGACAGATATTTAAAAATTGCAGTAAAAGAAAGCCTTAATTATTCAAAATTTGGATTTTCATTTTTAGATATAGTTCAAGAAGCAACTTTGGGTTTAATTTCGGGATTAAATTATTATTCTAAAGTAATAGAAAATTTTAAAGACCCAGAGTTTTTTTTGAAAAATTTTTCAATAAAATATATTTTGGAATTTCAGAAAAAGTTGCTAAAAAACATAAAATCAATGGAATTGTCGTATATTTTGTATTTGAAATTGAAGCTGGATAAAGCGAGTGGTTACAGTCTTGAAGAAATTAGTAAGCAAATGAATGTTAATCCAGAATATTTAGAAGATCTGGAAAATTTGTTCGACAATGTAAAAGATGAAAAATCTGTTGAAATTGAAAAAATATTTGAAAAAGCTGATAGAATAACAAAAACATATATTTTAGAAAATATTCCAAAAAAATTGAGTTACATTGATGAGAAAATTTTGGTGATGTTTTACGGATTAGATGACAAAATTTATTCTGAAAAAGAAATAGCAAAAACTTTGAACATAGCAAGTCACAATGTGAGTATTTTAAAAGAAAAGGCACTTAATAAATTATCGATAGATATGTTACAAAGTGATTTTGTGAAAAATAGCGAAAATTTAGATTTTTTGGTTAATTAAAAAGTTAATTAAAAAATTAATTAAAATTAGAGTAAATTAAATAAAAAAATAAAAAATAAATTAAAAAAAATAAATAAATTAAATAAAATTAAAGAAAGAAAGGAAAAAAATAAAAAAAATAAAAAATGAAATTAAGAGATATAATAGGAGAATTAAAGACAAGATATAATCCTAAAATGGCAGAAGATTGGGATAATGTGGGACTTTTAATCGGAGATGAAAATAAAGAAATAAAAAAAATGTTGTTTTGCCTAGATGTGACTGAAAATGCGGTTGAAAAAGCGATAAAAAATGGTGTAAATTTAATAATTTCACATCATCCAGTTATTTTTTCTGGAATGAAAAGGATTAATAATCAGACATTGCACGGAAGAAAAGTTTTAAAACTTATTGAAAATGGGATAGCTGTTTTTTCAATTCACACAAATGCTGATTTTGCGATAAATGGATTAAATGATTTTGTGATGGAAAAGTTAAATTTAGCTGGAGAAACAAAAATTTTAAATGAAGTTAATTTTGAAGATTACAATGAAGTTAAGCATTGTATGGAGCGACATTATGGCGGGACTGTGAGAGTGAAAATTTTAAATGAAGAAATTACTTTGGAAAATTTGGTAAAAAAAATTAAATATGAACTTGGGTTACCTTATGTAAGATTTGTCGGAGATAAAAATCGAGTTATAAAAAGAATTGGTCTTGTAACAGGTGGTGGAAGTTCTTTTATCGGTCATGCAAAAGGAAATGTAGATGTGTTTTTAACAGGGGATTTAAGATACCACGAAGCACTTGATATGCTTGAAGAAGGTGGACTTTTGGTTGATATAGGTCACTTGGAGAGCGAGTATTTATTTGCAGATTTAATGAAAAGAGAAGTTTCAAAATTTTTTGGTGGAGAAATGATAAAACATTATGAAAATCAAATTTTTCAATTGGGGTAAAAAATTAATAAAAAAAGAGTTTTAGGCAATAAATGCTTAATTTCTCTTTTTTTTATTATTTTATTTTTTTATATATTTATGATAAATCGTGTCTACAATAACAGCAATTGCATTATCTCCAGATATATTTGCCGCAGTTCCAAAACTGTCTTGAGTAATGTATAATGCAATAAGCATTGTTCCTAGTGGACCTGTCGAAACAATTCCAACCATTCCTAAAAATGGCAGTGCTGACATTATTGCTCCACCAGGTGCTCCAGGTGCTGCTACCATAGCAACTCCTAAAGTCATTATAAATGGAAGCATGATTGATAGGCTGTGAGCCATATTATTTATCATTAAAACTGCTGTGACGCAGCTTGTTATCGTAATGATACTTCCAGCCATATGAATTGTTGCACAAAGTGGTATGACAAAATCTCTTATTTCTTCAGAAACTCCGTTATTTTTAGCACATTCTACATTTACTGGAATTGTAGCTGCAGATGATTGAGTTCCAAGTGCTGTTATATATCCTGGAATTTGATTTTTTAAAAGTTGAAATGGATTTTTTTTCCCAATCGCACCAGAAACCGCAAAAAGAGCGACTAAATACGCAATATGTAAAGCTAATACGCACAAAAATACTTTTATGAAAACTGACATTATTGTAAATACACCGCCGCTGTGAGCCATATTTGCAAATGTTCCAAAGATGTAAAAAGGAAGCACTGGAATTATCGAAGTTAATAAAACTTTCACAATGATTATGGAAAAATCGGAAAATAATTTATAGATTGTTTCTCCATCATCATTCTTCTGTGATTTTAACCAACTTATTGCAAGTCCCATTATAAATGAAAAAACTACTGCTGAAGTTACATCTAGCATTGGCGGCAAATCTATTTCAAAAAAAGGTTTTAACATGCCTTTTTCTGGATTTCCTATTTTTGCTAGAATACTTCCATCTATTATATGTGGAAAAACAGTTGAAGCCATTATATAGGCTATTGTTCCCGCAATAATTGTTGAACTGTAAGATATAAGAGTTGTTATTCCTAAAAGTTTTCCTGCACCTTGTGTCAAATCAGAAATTCCCGCTACAACAAAGCCAATAATCATAAGCGGTATGATAAATGCCAAATATTTACTAAACAGTTCTGAAAAAGTTACCGCAATCTTAATAATTGGTTCTGGCAAGACAAATCCAGCAAAAATTCCTAGTACAATTGCTATCAATAACCGTGAAACCAGACCTATTCTAAATTTTCTCATAAAATTTTCTCCTCTCGTAAAAAAATAATTATACTGCATTATACCCTGAACCTCTCACGACTGAAGTCGCGAGGTTCTTAAGTACTATTTAGTTTCTTTTGAATATCTAGTATTCAAATACTAGCTAATTTCCTTAAGACTTTAATGGATAAGCTCTCCGTTGAGAACATTTACATCCTGTTGGCTCGGTTCAAAACCAGTTTTTATTTTAAAATCCCATACATTTTAATGTTTTTACATTTCCTTTTTTTATTCTTTCAATTTCTTCATTATGCAATTTAACAAAATTTTTAAATTCTTTTTGTGCTTTTTCTATATTTACTTCTTCTAAATTTTCTTTTACATTCTTTATTAAAAATGCAGAATACAAATCTCTTTGTATTTTATTTCCTAATATTTCTACCCATCTTTTTGATAGACTTTTCTTTTCATATTCATTTGTACTATGATTTAGTTGACTAGCTTTTACTTTAAAAGTATCAATTTTTATTATATTTTTTTCAATATATCCTAATTTTCTATTTATTATTTCAATCAATAATGCAGGTGCTCTATTTGATAAAGATTTTCCAAATCTCTTTTTCTTTTTAAATTTTCCAGTTTTTTCAGATATTTCAGTTTTCTTGCTTCTTCTCTGTAAAGCTTTAAAACTCATATTTTCAACTTTTACTATTGTTCCAATTTCTAGTATACTATTCGCTAAAATATTATGAGATTGCTTTCTTTTCTCTGCGATTTTTCTCTGTAAATTTGAAAGTTTTAACTTTGTTTTCACATATGATTTGCTCTTTTTCCATTTTTCTTTATTTTCTATATTAATTGTGCCATCTTTGTTATATTTATTAGGATTGTTTGCTCTTCTCTGTCTATCTAGTTTTCTTTGTAGTCTTATTTTTTCTTTTTCATTTATTTCTACATTTTCAGCTAAAATCTTTAATTCTGCTTTATTATCACTAACGATTGCTATTGTTGAAGTTCCTATATCAATTCCAATTTCATTTTCTCCACCAACTTTATGTTTTTTAGGAGGTGTTCCCTCAAAAGTTATTTGAATGTAGTATTTGTTTTTTTCATTTACAACTCTTTTAAGTAACCTACAATATAATAATTTATCTAAAAAACAACTTTGTGCATATTTATCATTATTTTTTATTATTACTGGAATCTTTAAGCCTAACCAAGATATGCAACAATCTTCTTTAAAAAATCTAAGTCCTGTAATATTCCCTTTTTCTCTAACAGA
This genomic stretch from Leptotrichia sp. oral taxon 218 harbors:
- a CDS encoding RNA polymerase subunit sigma, with translation MEKNTIKSYLEDVKERNKEILKKIKEKKKFENDELIDRYLKIAVKESLNYSKFGFSFLDIVQEATLGLISGLNYYSKVIENFKDPEFFLKNFSIKYILEFQKKLLKNIKSMELSYILYLKLKLDKASGYSLEEISKQMNVNPEYLEDLENLFDNVKDEKSVEIEKIFEKADRITKTYILENIPKKLSYIDEKILVMFYGLDDKIYSEKEIAKTLNIASHNVSILKEKALNKLSIDMLQSDFVKNSENLDFLVN
- a CDS encoding Nif3-like dinuclear metal center hexameric protein yields the protein MKLRDIIGELKTRYNPKMAEDWDNVGLLIGDENKEIKKMLFCLDVTENAVEKAIKNGVNLIISHHPVIFSGMKRINNQTLHGRKVLKLIENGIAVFSIHTNADFAINGLNDFVMEKLNLAGETKILNEVNFEDYNEVKHCMERHYGGTVRVKILNEEITLENLVKKIKYELGLPYVRFVGDKNRVIKRIGLVTGGGSSFIGHAKGNVDVFLTGDLRYHEALDMLEEGGLLVDIGHLESEYLFADLMKREVSKFFGGEMIKHYENQIFQLG
- a CDS encoding dicarboxylate/amino acid:cation symporter encodes the protein MRKFRIGLVSRLLIAIVLGIFAGFVLPEPIIKIAVTFSELFSKYLAFIIPLMIIGFVVAGISDLTQGAGKLLGITTLISYSSTIIAGTIAYIMASTVFPHIIDGSILAKIGNPEKGMLKPFFEIDLPPMLDVTSAVVFSFIMGLAISWLKSQKNDDGETIYKLFSDFSIIIVKVLLTSIIPVLPFYIFGTFANMAHSGGVFTIMSVFIKVFLCVLALHIAYLVALFAVSGAIGKKNPFQLLKNQIPGYITALGTQSSAATIPVNVECAKNNGVSEEIRDFVIPLCATIHMAGSIITITSCVTAVLMINNMAHSLSIMLPFIMTLGVAMVAAPGAPGGAIMSALPFLGMVGIVSTGPLGTMLIALYITQDSFGTAANISGDNAIAVIVDTIYHKYIKK
- a CDS encoding RNA-guided endonuclease TnpB family protein — encoded protein: MANYVLTLALKTELWQEHILEKRINIARMIYNSCLSEILKRHRKMIISPEYKEISNLDKKEQSKRYKELDRKYSISKFELNKYVKPMTQKFKKNLGSQMGQELAERAFATYEKFKYGKAKKVHFKSYGNFYSVREKGNITGLRFFKEDCCISWLGLKIPVIIKNNDKYAQSCFLDKLLYCRLLKRVVNEKNKYYIQITFEGTPPKKHKVGGENEIGIDIGTSTIAIVSDNKAELKILAENVEINEKEKIRLQRKLDRQRRANNPNKYNKDGTINIENKEKWKKSKSYVKTKLKLSNLQRKIAEKRKQSHNILANSILEIGTIVKVENMSFKALQRRSKKTEISEKTGKFKKKKRFGKSLSNRAPALLIEIINRKLGYIEKNIIKIDTFKVKASQLNHSTNEYEKKSLSKRWVEILGNKIQRDLYSAFLIKNVKENLEEVNIEKAQKEFKNFVKLHNEEIERIKKGNVKTLKCMGF